One stretch of Thermococcus sp. 21S9 DNA includes these proteins:
- a CDS encoding lipopolysaccharide assembly protein LapB — protein sequence MNIKEEWERALSERDCEKLLELFDDYIDSIETEEELREELKRLGEVAVQCDDPYDLLHEIGHVYAHLDDVESAIELYKRVVERKKDDPEEYATALYYLADAYEHFGMPKKAIETYQKLLEHEENVLKNDKEIALTLANLAVNYDELGETEKAIELMERAREIFERINDEKNRLISLLDLAHFHYELGDYDTAEALIKEVLRNPRDDEIEINAKLVEAEIHAGREDYDKAFKALREALLKAINVSDDIFGVVFDTLVDFIEGLFNEGEYDTIAKNMEAFAGLFEDDTAYFFRAIGELARWRAGDEEAKKRFDELYAKVENEELRSILDEWKRPKLSLSLGL from the coding sequence ATGAACATCAAGGAAGAGTGGGAAAGGGCTTTGAGCGAGAGGGACTGCGAGAAACTGCTCGAGCTCTTTGACGATTACATCGACTCGATAGAGACCGAGGAGGAGCTCAGGGAAGAGCTCAAGAGGCTTGGAGAAGTTGCCGTTCAGTGCGACGACCCCTACGACCTGCTCCACGAGATTGGGCACGTTTACGCTCACCTTGACGACGTCGAGAGCGCGATAGAGCTCTACAAGCGGGTCGTTGAGAGGAAGAAGGACGACCCGGAGGAGTACGCGACGGCGCTCTACTACCTTGCCGATGCCTACGAGCACTTCGGAATGCCAAAGAAGGCGATAGAAACTTACCAGAAACTCCTCGAGCACGAGGAGAACGTCCTGAAGAACGACAAGGAAATAGCGCTGACATTGGCGAACCTCGCGGTAAACTACGACGAGCTCGGCGAGACCGAGAAGGCCATAGAGCTCATGGAGCGTGCGAGAGAGATATTCGAGCGCATAAACGACGAAAAGAACAGGCTCATAAGCCTGCTCGACTTGGCCCATTTCCACTACGAACTCGGGGACTACGATACAGCGGAGGCGCTGATTAAGGAAGTCTTAAGGAACCCGCGCGACGACGAGATTGAGATAAACGCCAAGCTTGTCGAGGCCGAGATTCACGCGGGTAGAGAAGACTACGATAAGGCCTTCAAGGCCCTCCGCGAGGCCCTGCTCAAGGCAATCAACGTGAGCGATGATATATTCGGCGTCGTCTTCGACACACTGGTCGACTTCATCGAGGGGCTGTTCAATGAGGGGGAATACGACACGATAGCGAAGAACATGGAAGCCTTTGCCGGGCTCTTCGAGGACGATACGGCTTACTTCTTCAGAGCTATTGGAGAGCTGGCGCGCTGGCGCGCCGGGGACGAGGAAGCAAAGAAGCGCTTCGACGAGCTTTACGCGAAGGTGGAAAACGAGGAGCTCCGCTCGATACTCGACGAGTGGAAGAGGCCGAAGCTGAGTTTGAGTTTGGGGCTTTGA
- the thsB gene encoding thermosome subunit beta — protein sequence MAQLAGQPVVILPEGTQRYVGRDAQRLNILAARIVAETIRTTLGPKGMDKMLVDSLGDIVITNDGATILDEMDIQHPAAKMMVEVAKTQDKEAGDGTTTAVVIAGELLKKAEELLDQNIHPSIIIKGYALAAEKAQEILEGIAKEVSPDDVETLKKAAVTSITGKAAEEEREYLAEIAVEAVRQVAEKVGDKYKVDLDNIKFEKKEGASVRETQLIKGVVIDKEVVHPGMPKRVENAKIALINDALEVKETETDAEIRITSPEQLQAFLEQEERMLKEMVDKIKEVGANVVFVQKGIDDLAQHYLAKYGIMAVRRVKKSDMEKLAKATGAKIVTNVRDLTPEDLGEAELVEQRKVAGENMIFVEGCKNPKAVTILIRGGTEHVVDEVERALEDAVKVVKDIVEDGKILPAGGAPEIELAIKLDEYAKEVGGKEQLAIEAFAEALKVIPRTLAENAGLDPVETLVKVIAAHKEKGPTIGVDVFEGEPADMLEKGVIAPLRVTRQAIKSASEAAIMILRIDDVIAASKLEKDKGGEGGGNDFGSDLD from the coding sequence ATGGCCCAGCTCGCTGGACAGCCGGTCGTTATTCTGCCTGAGGGGACCCAGAGGTACGTTGGAAGGGACGCCCAGAGGCTTAACATCCTCGCCGCTAGAATCGTTGCTGAGACCATAAGGACCACCCTCGGTCCGAAGGGCATGGACAAGATGCTCGTTGACAGCCTCGGTGACATCGTCATCACCAACGATGGTGCCACCATACTCGACGAGATGGACATCCAGCACCCCGCTGCCAAGATGATGGTTGAGGTTGCGAAGACCCAGGACAAGGAGGCTGGTGATGGAACCACCACCGCCGTTGTCATCGCTGGCGAGCTCCTTAAGAAGGCTGAGGAGCTCCTTGATCAGAACATTCACCCGAGCATAATCATCAAGGGTTACGCTCTCGCCGCCGAGAAGGCCCAGGAGATTCTTGAGGGCATCGCCAAGGAGGTCAGCCCGGACGACGTTGAGACCCTCAAGAAGGCCGCTGTGACCTCAATCACCGGAAAGGCCGCCGAGGAGGAGCGCGAGTACCTCGCCGAGATTGCCGTTGAGGCCGTCAGGCAGGTCGCCGAGAAAGTCGGCGACAAGTACAAGGTCGACCTCGACAACATCAAGTTCGAGAAGAAGGAGGGAGCGAGCGTTAGGGAGACCCAGCTCATCAAGGGTGTCGTCATCGACAAGGAGGTCGTCCACCCCGGCATGCCGAAGAGAGTTGAGAACGCCAAGATTGCCCTCATCAACGACGCCCTCGAGGTCAAGGAAACCGAGACCGACGCCGAGATAAGGATTACCAGCCCGGAGCAGCTCCAGGCCTTCCTCGAGCAGGAGGAGCGCATGCTCAAGGAGATGGTCGACAAGATTAAGGAGGTCGGCGCTAACGTCGTCTTCGTCCAGAAGGGTATCGACGACCTCGCCCAGCACTACCTCGCCAAGTACGGCATAATGGCCGTCAGGCGCGTCAAGAAGAGCGATATGGAGAAGCTCGCCAAGGCCACCGGTGCCAAGATAGTCACCAACGTCCGCGACCTCACCCCGGAGGACCTCGGTGAGGCTGAGCTTGTCGAGCAGAGGAAGGTCGCCGGCGAGAACATGATATTCGTTGAAGGCTGCAAGAACCCGAAGGCCGTCACCATACTCATTCGCGGTGGAACCGAGCACGTCGTTGACGAGGTCGAGAGAGCTTTGGAGGACGCAGTCAAGGTCGTCAAGGACATCGTCGAGGACGGCAAGATACTCCCGGCCGGCGGTGCCCCGGAGATTGAGCTCGCCATCAAGCTCGACGAGTACGCCAAGGAGGTCGGCGGTAAGGAGCAGCTCGCCATCGAGGCCTTCGCCGAGGCCCTCAAGGTCATCCCGAGGACCCTCGCCGAGAACGCCGGACTCGACCCGGTCGAGACCCTCGTCAAGGTCATCGCCGCCCACAAGGAGAAGGGTCCGACCATCGGTGTCGACGTCTTCGAGGGCGAGCCGGCCGACATGCTCGAGAAGGGCGTCATCGCCCCGCTCAGGGTCACTAGGCAGGCCATCAAGAGCGCCAGCGAAGCCGCCATAATGATACTCAGAATCGACGACGTCATCGCTGCCAGCAAGCTCGAGAAGGACAAGGGTGGCGAGGGCGGAGGCAACGACTTCGGTAGCGACCTCGACTGA
- a CDS encoding anaerobic ribonucleoside-triphosphate reductase activating protein, with protein MLTSGWKSVSMVDVHGKVTFTLWLCGCNLRCPFCHNWRIAEGLDCFSLDRKALLDELEASAFLIDYFHVTGGEPLMQWRALSSLFAEVKLLGVPISLNTNLTLVGPLEKLLKADLVDHIATDLKAPPALYGLPEKPVEKLWRLFLMGLEVVSDHGIPLELRIPVAKGFDAWPYIEEGLKRVETDFYVVLNPLVGRPLTNPRDESWCSEHCWPEGEVEALRERLEGLGIEVYVNHFAEGLPEQAISSSV; from the coding sequence ATGCTCACGAGCGGGTGGAAGAGCGTCAGCATGGTCGACGTTCACGGGAAGGTTACCTTCACGCTCTGGCTCTGCGGATGTAACCTGAGGTGCCCCTTCTGCCACAACTGGCGCATAGCGGAGGGCCTCGACTGCTTCTCCCTCGACAGAAAAGCCCTCCTCGACGAGCTTGAGGCGAGCGCGTTTCTCATTGACTACTTCCACGTCACCGGGGGCGAACCGCTGATGCAGTGGAGAGCGCTAAGCTCCCTCTTCGCGGAGGTTAAGCTTCTTGGTGTTCCGATAAGCCTCAACACGAACCTAACCCTCGTCGGACCCCTTGAGAAGCTCCTGAAGGCTGACCTGGTGGACCATATAGCGACCGACCTCAAGGCTCCTCCTGCACTGTACGGTCTCCCCGAAAAGCCCGTGGAAAAGCTTTGGAGGCTCTTTCTGATGGGCCTTGAAGTTGTTTCGGACCACGGAATCCCCCTCGAACTCAGAATTCCCGTGGCAAAGGGCTTTGACGCGTGGCCGTACATAGAGGAGGGTCTGAAGAGAGTTGAAACGGACTTCTACGTCGTCCTGAACCCGCTCGTAGGAAGGCCCTTAACGAACCCCCGGGACGAGAGCTGGTGCTCGGAACACTGCTGGCCAGAGGGTGAGGTTGAAGCACTCAGGGAAAGGCTTGAGGGGCTCGGAATTGAGGTTTACGTCAATCACTTCGCGGAGGGTTTGCCCGAACAGGCCATCAGCAGTTCCGTGTAG
- a CDS encoding anaerobic ribonucleoside triphosphate reductase, which yields METVKRDIIQEYAGWSSLDVLENANRYPGPTGFFAYVMEEALKESISLVPKEGRDAHFSGDIYIHKLPYSLYIPYCTGHSTARLLEKGLKTPTIVSRPARHFDTYVDHIANYLITMQHYFSGAQALSSVEWYAGPFVRKEDLDRRKIRQQIQRLVYNLNYPSRVGMQTPFTNFTVTLDAPKKMLEGDHAVYAGEKVEPLGEYEREAKEFFIALTEVLREGDALGQPFTFPIPTLMVTAKMLWDDPEVFEAVFGTASKRGSFYWLNTNVVDPDASYAMCCRIAIDKTEMAFAFGVSGKSAEEEALERLERGRFGGLWAMPDVTGSVNVTTVNLPRLALKAGGDDDRFWEEYERVLEVVRRTTDWFRERYVRLITAYRHMYSMIHLYLEEFPSSHFNTVGILGLPEAAAIYLNEPKLWEEGTRKDWLRAAELMKEMVEFATAKAREWMKETGTPWNVEEVPGESAAAKLAIKDLREFPELKEYLSDPENPIYSTSIAPYYGSLELADRIRIEEKVQRSFTGGVMMHIFLGEEPDPEALAKLTKRLMRTELVYWSYTPAITVCNACGYSTTGLHTHCPRCGSENVEVWSRIIGYYRPLKNWNPFRKKEFWTRRHYSS from the coding sequence ATGGAGACTGTAAAGCGAGACATCATTCAGGAGTACGCTGGCTGGAGCAGTCTGGACGTTCTTGAGAATGCGAACCGCTACCCCGGTCCGACAGGTTTCTTCGCCTACGTGATGGAGGAGGCATTGAAAGAGAGCATCTCGCTCGTCCCGAAGGAGGGTCGGGACGCGCACTTCTCTGGAGACATTTACATCCACAAACTCCCATACAGCCTCTACATCCCCTACTGCACAGGCCACAGCACCGCGAGACTCCTCGAAAAGGGCCTCAAGACGCCTACGATTGTTTCCCGGCCGGCTAGGCACTTCGACACCTACGTCGACCACATAGCGAACTACCTCATAACGATGCAGCACTACTTCAGCGGTGCCCAGGCTTTGAGCTCGGTCGAGTGGTACGCGGGGCCCTTCGTAAGGAAAGAGGACTTGGACAGGCGTAAAATCAGGCAACAGATTCAGAGGCTGGTTTACAACCTCAACTATCCGAGCAGGGTTGGAATGCAGACTCCCTTCACCAACTTCACCGTAACGCTCGACGCTCCCAAAAAGATGCTCGAGGGCGACCACGCGGTTTACGCTGGAGAGAAAGTCGAACCGCTCGGCGAGTACGAGAGGGAAGCCAAAGAGTTCTTCATAGCTCTGACGGAGGTTCTCCGCGAGGGGGACGCGCTCGGCCAGCCCTTCACCTTTCCGATTCCGACGCTGATGGTCACTGCCAAAATGCTCTGGGACGACCCCGAGGTATTTGAGGCGGTCTTTGGAACGGCGTCGAAGCGCGGGAGCTTCTACTGGCTGAACACAAACGTCGTTGACCCGGACGCGAGCTACGCAATGTGCTGCAGGATTGCCATCGACAAGACAGAGATGGCCTTTGCCTTCGGAGTCTCAGGAAAGAGCGCCGAGGAGGAAGCGCTGGAGAGGCTTGAAAGGGGGCGCTTCGGCGGGCTATGGGCGATGCCCGACGTCACCGGCTCGGTTAACGTGACAACGGTAAACCTCCCGAGGCTCGCCCTTAAGGCCGGAGGAGACGACGACAGGTTCTGGGAGGAATACGAGAGGGTTCTCGAGGTCGTGAGGAGAACAACGGACTGGTTCAGGGAGCGCTACGTGAGGCTTATCACGGCCTACCGGCACATGTACAGCATGATTCACCTCTACCTCGAGGAGTTTCCGAGCAGTCACTTCAACACCGTCGGAATCCTCGGTCTTCCGGAAGCGGCCGCGATTTACCTCAACGAGCCGAAGCTCTGGGAGGAGGGAACGAGGAAGGACTGGCTGAGAGCGGCCGAGCTGATGAAGGAGATGGTGGAATTTGCAACTGCAAAGGCGAGGGAGTGGATGAAGGAAACCGGAACACCCTGGAACGTGGAGGAAGTTCCAGGTGAGAGCGCCGCGGCGAAGCTCGCCATAAAGGACCTCCGCGAGTTCCCGGAGCTTAAAGAGTATCTCAGCGACCCTGAGAACCCGATTTACTCGACGAGCATAGCGCCATACTACGGCTCTCTGGAGCTGGCCGACAGAATACGGATTGAGGAGAAGGTTCAGAGAAGCTTCACCGGCGGGGTGATGATGCACATCTTCCTCGGCGAAGAGCCGGACCCCGAAGCCCTGGCAAAGCTCACGAAGAGGCTCATGAGAACGGAACTCGTCTACTGGAGCTACACTCCCGCAATAACCGTCTGCAACGCCTGCGGGTACTCAACTACCGGCCTGCACACCCACTGTCCGCGTTGCGGAAGCGAGAACGTCGAGGTGTGGAGCAGAATAATCGGCTATTACAGGCCCCTCAAGAACTGGAACCCCTTCAGGAAGAAGGAGTTCTGGACGAGGAGGCACTACTCCTCCTGA